TTATCTTCTTCTGTGTTGTAAAAACGCTCGCGATCCAGCTCGCCTTCGGAGTTACCCACTACCACGGCGGTCATCATATCGCCGGTGACGTTGGTACAGGTGCGTATCATATCAATCACACGGTCGATGGCGGCGATAAAGGCAATACCTTCCAGGGGCAAACCCACCACGCCCAGGGTCACAGTCAGCATCACCATGGCGCTGCCGGGTACACCGGCGGTGCCAACAGAAGCGACGGTGGCAGTCACTGCAATCAGCATATAGTCGGTCATATCCAGCGGAATGCCGTAGATTTGGGCAATGAAAATGGCGGCAATGGCCGGATAGATACCACCGCAGCCATCCATGTTCATGGTCGCGCCCATGGGCAGCACAAAGGCACTGTAGCGCTTGGAAACCCCCATTGACTCAGCACATTTGGTGGTCACCGGCAGGGTGCCGAAGCTTGATGCGGTGCTGAAGGCTACCAGCTGCGCCGGCATGGCTTTACGGAAAAACTGCACCGGGCTTAAGCGGGCGGCAAATTTCACCAAACCGCCATACACAAACACAATGTGGATCAGGGCTGCCACGTAAATGGCGATAATAAACTTGCCCAGTGGCAGCAAGGTGGAGAGGCCATATTCGCCAACCACCCATGCCATCAGACCAAACACACCGATAGGAGTCAGCTTGAGTACCATGCGGGTCAGTTGGAACATGACCTCTGCACCGGCATCGAATACTTTTTTCAGTGGCTCTGCTTTTTCGCCAACCGCATTGATGGCGATCCCCACCAAGGCCGCAAACACGATGATTTGCAGCACTTTACCGTTGGTGAGTGAGGCAAAGGGATTCACCGGGATCATATCCAGCAACACCTGCGCAAAGCCCGGCACGACCCGCTCACGTACTTCGGTGCTGGCAAGCTGCATGGTGCCACCCATATCAAAGCTGCTGCCAACCGCCAAACCAATCAAAGAGGCGAGGGTACCGGTCAACATAAAGAGCGCCAGCGTCTTGAAACTCAGGCGTTTGAGGTTGGATGAGCTGCCAAGGGAGGTGATACTGACCACAATGGCGCACAGTACCAAGGGCGCAACCAGCATCTTGATGGCGGCAATAAAGAGATCGCCAAGGGGCTTGAGCACGGTGGCCGACTCGCCCAGTACCACACCTGTGAGTATCCCCAGTGCAAAACCTGCCAGCACTTTTTGCCAGAAGGGAATTTTACTTAATGTTTGAATTATCATGGAGTTTCCGAATCTACTAAATCAGTGGCCCACAGCTAAGCTACCTTGCCCAAAAAAGACGACGGGGCAAAACCGCGGTAGCCCGTGCATGACAACAGTGTGGGAAAATACAGCCGAAAAGGCATTGTATAGACACATTGAGATGCAAAACAAACCGTTTTTGATATAACTTATTGTGATATCAGAACTTGTTTTTATAGCGTTAAAGTTATCTATTTTTATTAACCTGGCTTTTGGGAGTCAAACGATGGAGCCTCTGTGGCTGATGTTTTCCGGCGCCTTTCTGGCGGCCACTCTGCTGCCGGGCGGCTCTGAGGTGCTCTTGCTGGCGCTGGTCAACTCCAGCCCTGAGCTGTGGTTCTCCCTGTTTGTAGTGGCAACCCTGGGAAATACCCTTGGGGCGCTGACGAGCCTGGGGCTCGGGCGTCTTGGCCGGGTCGCCTGGGAGCCTGAGCAGTTGTCCCGCTCCCAGCGCCGTGCCCTTGCCTTGGTGGAGAAGTATGGTGTCTGGAGTCTGCTGCTGTCCTGGGCCCCCGTCATCGGTGACATTCTTTGTGTGCTGGCGGGCTGGCTCCGACTGCCGTTAGTGATGTCTATTATTCTGATTTTAATTGGAAAAGGTGCCCGCTATGGTTTGCTGCTATTGATGATGCAGGCCTTTTGACATTTTTTATTACAACACCGTTGGCAAAAGCCTGCGGGGCCTTTTTGGGAGTCTGATATAGTCGGGCGTTGTTGTTGGTTAACTAACTACAAGTAAAACAAGGGATAGCTAATGAAAAAGTGGATTCTGGCTGCCGCCATTTCGGCAGCGCTCGCGGGCTGCGCCCAGCATTCTTCCGACTCTCTGGCGTTGCCGGAAGGAGTCACCCTGATTGAAACCGTTGCCGTGGACAGTACCGGCGTCGGTATTCCTTACAAGAAGTTCCAATTGGCCAATGGCCTGACAGTGATTTTGCATCAGGACAGCTCAGATCCTCTGGTGCACGTGGACGTGACTTATCATGTGGGCTCAGGTCGTGAATTGCCCGGCCGCAGCGGTTTTGCCCACCTGTTCGAGCACATGATGTTCCAGGGCTCTGAAAACGTCGCCGATGAACAGCACTTTAAAGTGGTTACAGAGTCAGGCGGTACCCTGAACGGCACCACCAATACCGATCGCACCAACTATTTTGAGACTGTGCCGAGCAACCAGCTGGAAAAAATGCTGTGGCTTGAGTCAGACCGCATGGGCTTTTTCCTGCCTGCGCTTACCGAAGAAAAATTTGAAGTGCAGCGCGAAACCGTAAAGAACGAGCGTGCACAGCGTATCGATAACCAGCCCTATGGCCGTATGTATGAGCGCTTCAGCCAGGCCATGTATCCTGCCGGTCACCCATACTCCTGGCCCGTAATTGGCTGGCCGGAGGATTTGAACCGCGCAGAGCTTGCCGATGTGAAGCAATTCTTCCAGCGCTGGTATGGCCCAAACAATGCGACCCTGACCATTGGCGGCGATTTTGACGAGCTGCAGACCCTGGCCTGGGTGAACAAATATTTCGGTGATATCCCACGTGGACCGGAAGTCGAGGCGCTGCCCAAAACTCAGGTCACCCTGGATAACGACAGATACCTGTCCATGGAAGACAAAGTGCATCTGCCTTTGATCCGTATGGCGCTGCCGACCGTGTATGCCAGCCATCAGGATGAAGCCGCACTGGATTTGCTCGCCAACATTCTGGGTGGTGGCAAAACCTCGCTGGTTTACAAAAATCTGGTGAAAGAAGGCTATGCGGTGCAGGCCAGTGCCAGCCACCCTTGCCGCGAGCTGTCCTGTGAAATGTCGTTTTTTGCCCTGGCAAACCCCGCCAAGGGCGGCAGCCTCAAAGAGCTTGAGACCAAACTTCGTGCATCCATTGCCGAGTTCGAGCGCCGCGGCGTGACCGATGAAGACCTTGAAAAAGTGAAGGTGCAATTCGAGGCCGATACCATCTTTGGTCTGCAGAGTGTTCGCGGCAAGGTATCGGCGCTCGCCGCAAACGAGACCTTCTATGGCAACCCCAACATGATTGCCAAAGATTTGCAGCGCTACGCCAGCGTCACCAAAGAAGATGTCATCCGCGTATTTAATCAGTACGTGAAAGACAAGCCCATGGTCATCATGAGCGTGGTGCCTGAAGGTGCCAAGGCACTGGTGGCTGCCGCTGATAACTTTACCGCACCGGCGCCCCTGGTGGCGGCCAACGCGGTGGCGGGCGAGCTAAAAGTGAATGAAGCCAAATCGTCTTTCGATCGCAGTGTCATGCCACAAAGCGGTAAAGCGCCGGTACTCAAGGTGCCAACCCTGTGGCGTGACCGTCTTGGCAATGGTATTGAGGTGCTCGGTACCCAGAGCGCCGAGACACCCACCACGGAAATCGTGATATACCTTGCCGGAGGCCATCGTCTGGCCGATGTGAGCAAGGCCGGCGTGGCTCAGCTTACTGCCGCCCTGCTCAATGAGTCCACAAGCCAACGCTCCAGTGAGGAGCTGACCCAGGCTCTCGAACTGCTGGGGGCATCGGTGCAGTTTTCTGCCAGCGACTATCAGAGCGAAATCAAGCTGTCGGCACTCACCGAAAAGCTGGATGACACTCTCGCAGTGCTGAAAGAAAAGCTGCTGATGCCGGGCTTTAAGGTGGAAGACTTTGAACGGGTGAAGCAGCAAACCCTGCAGGGGCTCAAACATTCCCAGTCCAACCCCAACTACCTGGCTAACACTGGTTTTGCCAAGCTGCTGTACGGCGATAAGAATGCCCTGGGTGTGGATGCCAGCGGCACAGTAGACACGGTTGCCGCCCTGACGCTGGACGACATCAAAGCCTTCTATCAGGCCCAATACAAAGCCGGTAACGCCCAGGTTGTTGCCGTGTCCAGCGCCCCCAAGGCGTCCTTGCTCTCTTCACTGAAGACCCTCGACAGCTGGCAGGGGGAGGCGACCGCCATGCCTGCGCTTGGACAACTGCCAGAATTGAGTGGTGGCACCATATATGTGCTGGACAAACCCGGCGCGGCCCAGTCGGTGATTTCCATCGGTAAGCTTGCGCTGCCCTTTGATGCCACCGGTGAGTACTTTAAAGCCGGGCTGATGAACTACCCTCTGGGCGGTGCTTTCAACAGCCGCATCAACCTGAATCTGCGTGAAGACAAGGGATACACCTATGGTGCCCGCAGTCGTTTCAGTGGCGGCGCCGAAGTAGGGCAGTTCCTGGCCACCGCCAGTGTGCGCAGCGATGTGACGGCTCCCGCGGTATCTGAGTTCATCAAGGAAATTACCACTTATAACGCCACAGGTATCCGTGACGATGAGCTGGCCTTTATGCGTAACTCCATCTCCCAGGGGCAGGCACTGGATTATGAAACCCCATACCAGAAAGCCGGCTTTATGCGGATGATCCAGCGTTATAATCTCAATGATGGCTTTACTGCCGAGCAGGATAAAATTATCGCGGGTATTCAAAAGGATGAAATCGACGCGCTTGCCAAGAAACATCTGAATATCAATGAGATGGTTATCTTTGTGGTGGGAGATAAGGCCAGCATATTGCCTGAACTCAAGGCGCTGGGATATCCGGTGAAAGACTTGGTATTGTAAAATCGCCGGTCAATCCCCATATCCTTGACCAGCAAGGGTGGCGACTGTGCCACCCTTTTATCTTTCTCCCTTGCCGCCATATGCAAATGGCATTATTTTGGACAAAAGCCGAAAGACCCAAGGGTCGCCACAGGTCTTGCTGTGTACGGCGGCGCAGCGCGCCATAGCAACCAGAGAAGAATCAATTGACAGCATTCAATGACAGACTCGGGGCTCTCTCCGATGCACAAGGACGCAAGGCGCTGGCCGGGCTGCGACGGGGTTTGGAGCGTGAGGCTTTACGTATCACCAGCTGTTGCCAGCTGGCAATGGATCCCCATCCCAAAGCGCTGGGTTCGGCGCTGACTCACTCAAGGATCACCACAGATTACAGTGAGGCCTTGCTGGAGTTTATTACGCCGGTCAGTGGCAACATTGAAGACTTGCTGGAAGGCCTGACCGAAACCCACGCTTATACCCTTAAGCATTTGGATGGTCAGAAGCTGTGGCCGGTGAGCATGCCCTGTTATGTGGGCGATGTGAAAGATATTCCCATTGCCCAATATGGCAGCTCAAATACCGGCAGAATGAAGACCCTTTACCGCAAGGGGCTGACCTACAGATACGGCGCCCTGATGCAGATTATTTCCGGGGTGCATTTTAACTTTTCACTCTCCAGTGAACTCTGGCCAAGACTGCATGCACTCTCGGGCAGCAGCCTGACGCTGGATGAGTTTATCTCCGAATCTTACTTTGGCCTTATTCGCAATTACCGCCGTCTGGTATGGGTACTGCCTTATCTCTTTGGTGCGTCGCCAGCCATTTGTGGCTCTTTCCTTAAAGGTCAGAAAACCAGCCTCGAATTTGAAAAAACATCGGGCGGTACCCTGTATCTGCCTTACGCCACCTCGTTGCGGATGAGCGACCTTGGCTACACCAACAAAGAGCAGGCCAGTCTCAATATCAGTTACGACTCCCTGAATGAATATTTGCAGGGGATCCGCGAGGCGATTTGCTTGCCATCGGCGAAGTTTGCCGAAATTGGCGTGAAAGTCGACGGCGAATATCGCCAGCTCAACGCCAATGTGCTGCAAATTGAAAACGAGTTTTATGCGCCCATCCGCGCCAAGCGCGTTACCCGTAAAGGCGAGAAGCCCTCAGAGGCGCTGGCAAGAGCAGGCGTTGAGTACATTGAAGTGCGCGCGCTGGATGTGAATCCCTTCAGCCCCGTTGGGGTTGAGGCCTCCCAGCTGCGCTTCCTCGACCTGTTCCTGCTTTATTGCCTGCTGTCCGATTCGCCCAAGAGCGATGAAAGCAGTGAAGCCGAAATCACCGCCAACCTCAGAGCGGTTATCCATGAAGGGCGTAAACCCGGACTGGAGCTTAGCCGCAAGGGCGAGCCTGTGGCATTGAAGATCTGGCTGCTGGAACTCTTCGATGAGCTTGATAAGCTCGCCAGCCTCCTGGACATAGACGACAGCAAATATGCACAGGCCCTGGCCCATTGGCGTCTTGCGGTTGAAGACCCCGCCCTGACACTTTCCGGCAGGGTACACGCCGCTGTGGTGGAGCAGGGCATCAACCATGGCGATTTTGTGATGGGGCTGGCTGCCAAATATCAGGACTTTTTCCTGTCTTACCCGCTGTCTCCCGGTGTGGAAGCCGGTTACCAGGCCGAGGCCGCGTCTTCCCTTGCCGCACAGGCCGAGATAGAAGCCAGTGATGAAGAAAGCTTTGATGAGTTTCTCAAAGGCTACTTCAAAGGTGTGCCATGCGCGCTCTCCTGACCCTGGCTATCAGCGCCGGACTGGCCGCTTGTGCCAGCAGCGTGGATGACGCCAATCAGTGTGGTTGGGTCTCTGGCTACCAGGACCCACCGGAGGCAGAGCGCCTCTACCGTGCCGTTGTCACCCATGTCGATGGCACGCCTGTGATTTCCCGCCCCAACTATCAGCTCGCGCCCGGGCGGTATGAGTTCTCGCTGGTGGAGCTGATTGACGCCCCGGATCTGAAAGTGTCGCCGGAGGCGCATCAGAAAAAAACGCTGACCATAGAGGTTGCCGCCGGGATGCGCTATCACTTTGCCGCCCGTTACAAAGATGACAGACGCTACTTCGGTAATAATCCCGACTTTTGGGAGCCTGTTATCTGGCAAAGCGAAGCGGCCGAATGCGCCATTGCCAACTAACGCCGTTACCCGACAAAGACGACAGTCATTACCCTTAGCCTTGTGCGAATTGCATCTTAATCAATGACATGGGAAACTCGGTTCACAGGTTGTTGTTGGAGTTGATATGTACAAGGCCCTGACGCCACTCCTTATACTGGCACTGCTTGGTGGCTGTGCCAGCGCCCCGCCCAAAGACCCAGATAATATCTGCGCCATTTTCAGGGAGCACCGCGACTGGTATGAGGCCGCGCTCGATACCCAGGAGAAATGGGGTGTCCCCGTGCATGTGCCCCTGGCGATGAT
The window above is part of the Shewanella litorisediminis genome. Proteins encoded here:
- a CDS encoding dicarboxylate/amino acid:cation symporter; the protein is MIIQTLSKIPFWQKVLAGFALGILTGVVLGESATVLKPLGDLFIAAIKMLVAPLVLCAIVVSITSLGSSSNLKRLSFKTLALFMLTGTLASLIGLAVGSSFDMGGTMQLASTEVRERVVPGFAQVLLDMIPVNPFASLTNGKVLQIIVFAALVGIAINAVGEKAEPLKKVFDAGAEVMFQLTRMVLKLTPIGVFGLMAWVVGEYGLSTLLPLGKFIIAIYVAALIHIVFVYGGLVKFAARLSPVQFFRKAMPAQLVAFSTASSFGTLPVTTKCAESMGVSKRYSAFVLPMGATMNMDGCGGIYPAIAAIFIAQIYGIPLDMTDYMLIAVTATVASVGTAGVPGSAMVMLTVTLGVVGLPLEGIAFIAAIDRVIDMIRTCTNVTGDMMTAVVVGNSEGELDRERFYNTEEDKVIADNA
- a CDS encoding YqaA family protein codes for the protein MEPLWLMFSGAFLAATLLPGGSEVLLLALVNSSPELWFSLFVVATLGNTLGALTSLGLGRLGRVAWEPEQLSRSQRRALALVEKYGVWSLLLSWAPVIGDILCVLAGWLRLPLVMSIILILIGKGARYGLLLLMMQAF
- a CDS encoding M16 family metallopeptidase; its protein translation is MKKWILAAAISAALAGCAQHSSDSLALPEGVTLIETVAVDSTGVGIPYKKFQLANGLTVILHQDSSDPLVHVDVTYHVGSGRELPGRSGFAHLFEHMMFQGSENVADEQHFKVVTESGGTLNGTTNTDRTNYFETVPSNQLEKMLWLESDRMGFFLPALTEEKFEVQRETVKNERAQRIDNQPYGRMYERFSQAMYPAGHPYSWPVIGWPEDLNRAELADVKQFFQRWYGPNNATLTIGGDFDELQTLAWVNKYFGDIPRGPEVEALPKTQVTLDNDRYLSMEDKVHLPLIRMALPTVYASHQDEAALDLLANILGGGKTSLVYKNLVKEGYAVQASASHPCRELSCEMSFFALANPAKGGSLKELETKLRASIAEFERRGVTDEDLEKVKVQFEADTIFGLQSVRGKVSALAANETFYGNPNMIAKDLQRYASVTKEDVIRVFNQYVKDKPMVIMSVVPEGAKALVAAADNFTAPAPLVAANAVAGELKVNEAKSSFDRSVMPQSGKAPVLKVPTLWRDRLGNGIEVLGTQSAETPTTEIVIYLAGGHRLADVSKAGVAQLTAALLNESTSQRSSEELTQALELLGASVQFSASDYQSEIKLSALTEKLDDTLAVLKEKLLMPGFKVEDFERVKQQTLQGLKHSQSNPNYLANTGFAKLLYGDKNALGVDASGTVDTVAALTLDDIKAFYQAQYKAGNAQVVAVSSAPKASLLSSLKTLDSWQGEATAMPALGQLPELSGGTIYVLDKPGAAQSVISIGKLALPFDATGEYFKAGLMNYPLGGAFNSRINLNLREDKGYTYGARSRFSGGAEVGQFLATASVRSDVTAPAVSEFIKEITTYNATGIRDDELAFMRNSISQGQALDYETPYQKAGFMRMIQRYNLNDGFTAEQDKIIAGIQKDEIDALAKKHLNINEMVIFVVGDKASILPELKALGYPVKDLVL
- the gshA gene encoding glutamate--cysteine ligase, with the translated sequence MTAFNDRLGALSDAQGRKALAGLRRGLEREALRITSCCQLAMDPHPKALGSALTHSRITTDYSEALLEFITPVSGNIEDLLEGLTETHAYTLKHLDGQKLWPVSMPCYVGDVKDIPIAQYGSSNTGRMKTLYRKGLTYRYGALMQIISGVHFNFSLSSELWPRLHALSGSSLTLDEFISESYFGLIRNYRRLVWVLPYLFGASPAICGSFLKGQKTSLEFEKTSGGTLYLPYATSLRMSDLGYTNKEQASLNISYDSLNEYLQGIREAICLPSAKFAEIGVKVDGEYRQLNANVLQIENEFYAPIRAKRVTRKGEKPSEALARAGVEYIEVRALDVNPFSPVGVEASQLRFLDLFLLYCLLSDSPKSDESSEAEITANLRAVIHEGRKPGLELSRKGEPVALKIWLLELFDELDKLASLLDIDDSKYAQALAHWRLAVEDPALTLSGRVHAAVVEQGINHGDFVMGLAAKYQDFFLSYPLSPGVEAGYQAEAASSLAAQAEIEASDEESFDEFLKGYFKGVPCALS